From a region of the Zonotrichia albicollis isolate bZonAlb1 chromosome 5, bZonAlb1.hap1, whole genome shotgun sequence genome:
- the S100P gene encoding protein S100-P, with product MSQLETAMGMIIAVFDQYARSDGNRQALSKAELKTLLEKELPNFLATGKDRNAIDKVFKNLDENGDSQVDFKEFVIFVAALTGCCHKYFEQNAAK from the exons ATGTCTCAGCTGGAAACTGCAATGGGAATGATCATTGCTGTCTTTGACCAGTATGCAAGGTCTGATGGCAACAGGCAAGCCCTCAGCAAAGCAGAACTAAAGACTCTGCTGGAAAAGGAGCTCCCAAATTTCCTCGCG actgggaaggacaggaatgctaTTGATAAAGTCTTCAAGAACCTGGATGAAAATGGAGATTCCCAAGTGGACTTCAAagaatttgtcatctttgtgGCAGCTCTGACTGGCTGCTGTCACAAATATTTTGAGCAGAATGCAGCCAAATAG